The following is a genomic window from Chryseobacterium sp. StRB126.
AGGCTCCGATGGCGGAATACCAAGGCTGTTTCTGATAAATCTGTAAACTGAATAAGTTTCCAAGGATCATTGATCCAAAATAAATAATTAAGAATCCAATTTCTCCAAAGAAATGAACCACCACTCCCTGAAAGAAGTATAAGGAAAGCATATTAAAAAACAGGTGCATAAAATCTGCATGTAAAAATGCAGAGCTTATCAGCCTTATATATTCTTTGCGGTTGGTAATGGCTCCCACATTGAATTTATATTTTTCAAATAAAGCCGTATTGTTGAATCCCATGTAACTAAATACACAAGTGACCGCAATAATAATCAAAACCAATATATCCATCTGATATTTTTTATTTTATTCTTAAGTATACGTTTTATTCAGTTTCATTGGCTCCGTCTTCCTGGAACAAATCTCCGATAATTCCGCCTTCTTCATCCATATCTCCGGTTGGCTCCGGATCTTCATATACTTCCGGTTCCTCTTCTACAGGTTCAGGAATGGTAATATTGATGGCTTTTACTTTAAACTTCGTAAACTGGTTTCCTATCGCCTTTATTCCTTTTACAGCAATGAATTCGTCTATATTAATGGTTTCCGGATCGCGATCTTTCCCTTTATCTTTGGCAAAAATAATTTCTGCCGTTACATCATTCGCTACGATTACATTCTCTATAAATGATTTCGGATGCTCAGATGGCATGAAGGTCTGTATGTTTACAGTATTCTCCAATAAGAATCTTTTAATGAAATAAATATCCTTTTCTCCATCATAGTAAATACACGTAATAGGTTGTTCAGGCTTCCATTTTTCCAATACCAGATATTCATCATCAAAACGGTTTCCTAAATCAAAAGAAACGAGTTTTACCTCTCCATTGGTATTGATTGTTAGAATTTTATCATCTCCTTTGAAACTGCCCAGCAAAGTACCTCTGGCATCAGCATTCAGCCTTCTTACCGTATCATCAAACCATATTCTTCTTGGAGCCAGTGTAGAAACACCTTCTTCTTTAAGGTCTACCTTCTTCACGGCATATTTGGTTACCAAATTTCCTTTGGAATCACGTCCCTTGATAGCAAGATCAGAGAAATTGATCTCCATTTTATTCTTTCTGATTCTCGGATTGGGTTTTAAAAGAACTGTAACAGTTTCCGCTTCACCATTCGGATTGGCTGAGAAATACAATGTTTCTGAGCCTTTCTTGTCTGAAGCCAGCGGATAATCTGTATTTCTTGTTACACCTGTTACAGAGAAACGCTTCATATAATAAGGTCCTTCCCTGCCTTCTCGGTAGATCATGTTATACACTGTTCTCTTATCGTTTTTCTTCCATACGGCAACGTGGAGAATATCTTTTCCGATAAATGTTTTGGCTTCCACTTTTACCACCTTCATACTACCATCTTTTCTGAAAGTAATGATATCATCAATATCTGAACAGTCAAACATATACTGATCTTTTTTCAGTGAAGTTCCGATAAAGCCTTCTTCAAAGTTGGCGTAGAACTTCTCATTGGCAACAGCTACTTTAGTTGCATCAATGGTATCAAAGATTCTAAGTTCTGTTTTCCTCTGCTTGTCTTTTCCGTATTTCTTCTGGATATTCAGATAATATTCAATAGCATACGCAATCAGATTGGCAAGATGGTGTTTTACCTGCTCTATTTTTCCTTCAAGAGAGGCAATATTTTCTTTAAATTTATCTAAATCGAATCTTGAAATCCTCTTGATTCTGATCTCAGTTAATTTTAGAATATCTTCTTCTGTTACCGCTCTTAAAAGATGTTTGGTATGAGGCTTTAATCCTTTGTCAATAGTTTTCAGAACATCTTCCCAAGTCTTCACTTCTTCAATATCATGATAGATCCTGTTTTCGATGAAAATCCTTTCCAATGAAGAGAAATGCCAGCTTTCCTGAAGCTCATGAAGTTCTATTTCAAGCTCTTTTTTCAGCAATGACACCGTGTGATCCGTATTCATTTTCAGAATATCAGACACATTCATGAACATTGGTTTATCACCCACAATCACGCAGGCATTCGGAGAAATTGTTACCTGACAGTCTGTAAAGGCATACAAGGCATCAATTGTTTTATCCGGCGACACATCATTATGAATATGAATCAGGATCTCAACCTTATCGGACGTATTGTCTTCAATTTTCTTGATCTTAATTTTTCCTTTCTCATTCGCTTTTAGGATAGAATCAATCAGATCACTCGTTGTTTTGGAATAAGGAAGTTCAGAGATCACCAGCATATGTTTATCTGTCTGGGTGATTTTAGCTCTGGCTCTTACCTTTCCGCCTCTGTGTCCATCATTGTATTCTGATACATCCAGATAACCGGCCGTTAAAAAGTCCGGATAAATCTCAAATTTCTTTCCTTTTAAATAAGCTACAGAAGCGTTAATAAGCTCATTGAAGTTATGCGGAAGGATCTTTGTGGAAAGTCCTACCCCAATTCCTTCCACTCCTTGTGCAAGAAGCAAAGGGAATTTTACCGGAAGATCAATGGGTTCGTTATTTCTGCCGTCATAGGATTTTGTCCATTCTGTAGTTTTCGGGTTAAAGACTACTTCTAATGCTAGAGGGGTTAGTCTTGCTTCAATATACCTCGCGGCAGCA
Proteins encoded in this region:
- a CDS encoding rhomboid family intramembrane serine protease, yielding MDILVLIIIAVTCVFSYMGFNNTALFEKYKFNVGAITNRKEYIRLISSAFLHADFMHLFFNMLSLYFFQGVVVHFFGEIGFLIIYFGSMILGNLFSLQIYQKQPWYSAIGASGAVSGIIFASIAMAPNEISVNFLPGWLFGTLYFGYSVYMMLNPKQWDNLGHAAHLGGAFFGLVYSIILHPQLAMTNILYLGVMSLPLIYLGYQIFVRKRIG
- a CDS encoding DNA gyrase/topoisomerase IV subunit A, producing the protein MTTEEYSHEGESLKKVSGLYKDWFLDYASYVILDRAIPSIYDGLKPVQRRIMHSMRELEDGRYNKVANIVGNTMKYHPHGDASITDAMVQIGQKELLIDTQGNWGNIYTGDSAAAARYIEARLTPLALEVVFNPKTTEWTKSYDGRNNEPIDLPVKFPLLLAQGVEGIGVGLSTKILPHNFNELINASVAYLKGKKFEIYPDFLTAGYLDVSEYNDGHRGGKVRARAKITQTDKHMLVISELPYSKTTSDLIDSILKANEKGKIKIKKIEDNTSDKVEILIHIHNDVSPDKTIDALYAFTDCQVTISPNACVIVGDKPMFMNVSDILKMNTDHTVSLLKKELEIELHELQESWHFSSLERIFIENRIYHDIEEVKTWEDVLKTIDKGLKPHTKHLLRAVTEEDILKLTEIRIKRISRFDLDKFKENIASLEGKIEQVKHHLANLIAYAIEYYLNIQKKYGKDKQRKTELRIFDTIDATKVAVANEKFYANFEEGFIGTSLKKDQYMFDCSDIDDIITFRKDGSMKVVKVEAKTFIGKDILHVAVWKKNDKRTVYNMIYREGREGPYYMKRFSVTGVTRNTDYPLASDKKGSETLYFSANPNGEAETVTVLLKPNPRIRKNKMEINFSDLAIKGRDSKGNLVTKYAVKKVDLKEEGVSTLAPRRIWFDDTVRRLNADARGTLLGSFKGDDKILTINTNGEVKLVSFDLGNRFDDEYLVLEKWKPEQPITCIYYDGEKDIYFIKRFLLENTVNIQTFMPSEHPKSFIENVIVANDVTAEIIFAKDKGKDRDPETINIDEFIAVKGIKAIGNQFTKFKVKAINITIPEPVEEEPEVYEDPEPTGDMDEEGGIIGDLFQEDGANETE